From Aliamphritea hakodatensis:
AGGGTATTGTAAGGCGTTCCATGAAACGTGTGATCAAGTCTTTAAAAACGAAAATCCTGCTGCTTTCCATCATCCCGCTGGTGCTGGTAACGGCGGCGATAACAGTGATCAGCCTGAGCCAGGCGAAGCAGTTGTCGGAACAGGAAATTCAGACCTTTGAGGAAAACCTGCTGCGTTCCAAGCGTCAGGAGCTACAGCATTATGTAGGGCTGGCGATGACCTCGATTTCGCATATTCTGGCGGATGCCGATACCATCGACAAATTTTCTGAAGCGCGGGTAAAGGCGATTCTTCACAGCCTTACCTATGGGGATGACGGTTACTTCTTCGTGTATGACATGCAGGGGCGGAGCCTGGTGCACCCGATACAACCTGAGCTGGTGGGGCAGAACCTGTATGATTTACGGGATACTTACGGAAATTTTGTCATCCGGGATTTGCTGACGCTGGCGGAAGAAGGGGGCGGTTTTTACCGCTACGTCTGGCGTAAGCCCTCCAAGGGCGGGCTGGAAGACAAATTGAGCTACGTGGTGCAAATTCCAAAAGTGAACTGGATGCTGGGTACCGGCCTGTATATTGATGATATCGCCAAAGAAGTTGCGGCCACCCGGGATAAGGTCACCGCGAATATTCGCAATACCTTTGTGACGGTGGTGATTATTCTGGCGGGTACTGTGGTCATTATTGCCTTGCTGGGGGTCGGCATTAATGTGCATGCTTCACAGCTGGCGGATACCCGGCTGCGGGAAGTGGCCCACAGTTATGTGCAGTCACAGGTCAGCCAGCGGCGTAATTTTGCCCGGGAGCTGCATGACGGCATCAATCAGTTAATGGTGTCGGTAAAGTTTCGCATTGAGCTGGCAAGGGATACGCTTGAACAGCCGGAACAGCGGGCACTTTCGGAGCTGGAAAAGGGCAGCGAAGTGCTGAATCAGGCGATTCAGGAAGTGCGGCGGATCTCTCATGACCTGCGGCCGATTCTGCTGGATGATCTGGGGCTGGAATCTGCCTTGCACAGTATGACGGATGATTTTGCCGAACGTACCGGCGTTACTGTGGATGTCAGCCTGGATTTACCGGTGCAGCGGTTGCCCGATGATATTGAGATTACCCTGTACCGGGTCACGCAGGAGGCGCTGACCAATGTGGAGCGTCACGCCAACGCCCGGCAGGTATGGCTGACGGTATGGCAGAAAGACAACATGGTTTGGGTTGAAGTCAAAGATGACGGGCAGGGGTTTAACTGTTCGGCGCAGGGCAGCGATGACTGCGGCATTGGCTTGATGAATATGCGGGAGCGTACCGAGATACTCAGTGGTGATTTCAGCGTGCGCAGTAAGCCGGGAATGGGTACCCGGGTGCGGGCCGGGCTCGCGCTGCTGTAGTCTCCTGTTAGGAAGGATATGAAATGAGTGACAGTAAAATCAGGGTGGTGCTGGTGGATGATCATCCGCTGGTACAGGAAGGCATTATTGCCCGGCTGGAAAATGAAGATTCACTGGAAGTGGTCGGTGCGGCTAATGACGGTCAGCAGGCGCTGGTACTGATTGCCGACACCAAACCTGACGTGGTGCTGATGGATATTTCCATGCCGGTGATGACCGGCTTTGAAGCCACCGAGCGATTACGGGTCGAGCAGCCGGATGTGCGGGTGCTGATCCTCAGTATGCATGAAAACCGCGAGTATATTCTCAAGCTGATTCAGTGCGGGGCAGCCGGCTATGTGCTGAAGGATGTGTCATCTGGCGAGCTGGTTACTGCTATTCAGACGGTACACCGTGGCGGAACCTATTTCAGTGCCGGTGCGTCTCAGTCGTTGTTTGGTCAGGGCGACGCGGCGATGTCTGCCGGTTCCGCTGAGGCGGAAATGCTCACTGGCCGGGAACAGGAGGTTCTGAAGTTGCTGGCGGAAGGTGCCAGTAACAAGGATGTGGCCCGGGCGCTGGATATTTCCGTCCGGACAGCGGAAACCCACCGGCAGAATATTAAAAATAAGCTAAAAATTCAGACATCTGCGGGCCTGGTGCGTTACGCAATTGAGCATAAGCTGATAGATTAGCGGACCGGCTCTGAGTAATAGACAGGTTGAGTGTTACATGGAAAACAACAAGAAACATCAGGCATATGCTGTTCTGGAAGACGGTCGCAAGATCGCCATTGATGCAAAGTCGCTGGTGATTGAGATGGCGTGTGGTGAAGCGGTTGAGATTGACTTAGACGTCGCGCCGTATCCCGGTGCCGGCCTTGCAGTTGCCACGCCACCCTACGCTGAAAGGGATCAGCGCCCGCCACTGGGCTGGCCAAGAATCGTAGTGCGCCCCGGTGCTGCCAATCTGCTGGAACTCTGTATTGAGTCCGCCACAGAAAAAGCCGAAGACTGATACTTCGGCTTTTTTGTTTCTGCTTTGCGGGGCTATCGCTCCGGTGTTTTACCGGCTTCCAGATAGATTGCCGGTTTAATGTCCAGCAGGCGGGTGTTGTTCAGGCAGTCCAGCCCGCGTACCGTAATTTCCCCGTTGTTTATCTCTTTAATGGGCAGTACTGCCGCACCGACAGGGTTAGGCCGGTGCGGTGTCCTCAGGGCAAAGGTGCCTGCAGGCATCGAATCAGCGTCATCGCAGCTTCCTGTACCGGCGAACCGGTAGGGCTGATTGACGGATTCATCCGGGTTCTGCAGCCAGTAGAGAATCAGAATTTCCTGCCCTTCATTCAGGCCGTTCAGCTCCCGGAGGTATTCAGGTTTTAACTTTAACTGGCAGGCAGGGCCCTCAGGCGAAATGTTGTTAGGGCAGGCCTCCAGCGTTTTGTACGGCGTGGCAATGTGGCCAATGAAGTTCAGTTGTCGGTTCATGTCTGTCTCCTTAGCGGCCTTCTTTTGCCGCTGACATGGCGTAAACCAGGATGGTGATCAGGATGACCGAGCCGCCGATGATGCTGGTGAAGGGTGGTACTTCGCCAAAGAAGCCAAATGCCCATAGTGGAGCAAATACCGCCTCAATCATCAGGATCATGCCGACTTCCGGTGCCGTGATGTAGCGGGTAGCCACCTGTGACAGCACCCGGCCAAACGGCGCAGTAAATAATCCCATTACAGCCATGATGATCCAGGTGCTGGTGCTGAAGGTTGAAGGGGTTGCCAGAAAGAACATCACAATTGCCAGGAACAGGCCGCCCAGACCGACGCTGGCCATGCGGCTGACCCCCTGATATTTGCGCAGCAGAGTTTGGTTCAGCGATAAGCATGTCACTGCAAACAGTGCCAGAACATCCCCCAGTAAGTTGCCGGATTCGAATGAGCCGGATACTACGATTGCGATGCCGATCATGACTGAGGCAATGGCGATCCACGTCGAGCGGCGGGTAACTTCACCGAGGAAGATCCGGCTGAAAACCGCCGCCAGTGCCGGCGCGGCACTGAGAATTACAAAGGTGTTGGCGATAGAAGTGTTTTTAATGCTCAGCACCAGTGCAGAGGCGCTGCCCAGCATCAGAATGCCGGATAACACAACTGGCCAGCCGCTTTCCTGAACCGCTTTAACTATACCCCGTTGATCCCGTAACTGGATGAATACCGGCATGGATACAGCTGTGAACAGGCCGAACAGAAAGGCGGTATCAAAACCGCTTACCCCTGAAAAACGGATAAATATCGGGTCGAAACTCATTAGCAGAGCACCGGCAAGGGCAATCAGTATGCCACTGGCGCGGGCGTTTCCTGCGGTAAATTTTTGGGTGAGGGAATGGTTCATTGTAATCTCCTGTAATAAATCATACTTGCCGGTATGATTTATTAAGATTGCAGGCTTGTCAAGAAAATCATACTATGGAGTATGATTTCTATCTGAGGCGGAATAATGGGAAAAATCGAACAGAATAAAGAGAAAAAACGCCGGCTGATTTTGCAGGCGGCTCAGGACGTGTTTCTGTCTGAGGGATTTGTGCAGGCGGGCATGGACAAAATTGCCGCTCAGGCACAGGTGACCAAGCAGACGGTTTACCGGTATTTCCCGTCTAAAACTGAATTGTTTAAGGCGACGTTGCAGTACATGGGGGAAAGTTCAGAGCCGGATGTGATGGCCCATCTTGCGGATCCGGACACGGAGCAGGCGCTGCATAATTTTGCGCTGGGGTTTCTGCGCTTTCATATGACCGAGGTGCATCTGGCGACTTTCAGGCTGCTGGTGGCCGAAGGGGGCAAGGCCCCGGAGATGACTGCGACTTTCCGTGAGGTTGGCCCGGATGATACTGCCGCCAGGCTGGAAGCGTTTTTCAGAGAACGGATGGCACTCCGGGATGCTAAAACGGTTATCCGCCTGTGGACCGGTATGCTGCTGTCACTAAGAGGGGGGGTGCTGA
This genomic window contains:
- a CDS encoding cache domain-containing protein, with product MKRVIKSLKTKILLLSIIPLVLVTAAITVISLSQAKQLSEQEIQTFEENLLRSKRQELQHYVGLAMTSISHILADADTIDKFSEARVKAILHSLTYGDDGYFFVYDMQGRSLVHPIQPELVGQNLYDLRDTYGNFVIRDLLTLAEEGGGFYRYVWRKPSKGGLEDKLSYVVQIPKVNWMLGTGLYIDDIAKEVAATRDKVTANIRNTFVTVVIILAGTVVIIALLGVGINVHASQLADTRLREVAHSYVQSQVSQRRNFARELHDGINQLMVSVKFRIELARDTLEQPEQRALSELEKGSEVLNQAIQEVRRISHDLRPILLDDLGLESALHSMTDDFAERTGVTVDVSLDLPVQRLPDDIEITLYRVTQEALTNVERHANARQVWLTVWQKDNMVWVEVKDDGQGFNCSAQGSDDCGIGLMNMRERTEILSGDFSVRSKPGMGTRVRAGLALL
- a CDS encoding response regulator transcription factor — its product is MSDSKIRVVLVDDHPLVQEGIIARLENEDSLEVVGAANDGQQALVLIADTKPDVVLMDISMPVMTGFEATERLRVEQPDVRVLILSMHENREYILKLIQCGAAGYVLKDVSSGELVTAIQTVHRGGTYFSAGASQSLFGQGDAAMSAGSAEAEMLTGREQEVLKLLAEGASNKDVARALDISVRTAETHRQNIKNKLKIQTSAGLVRYAIEHKLID
- a CDS encoding TrmO family methyltransferase domain-containing protein, which gives rise to MNRQLNFIGHIATPYKTLEACPNNISPEGPACQLKLKPEYLRELNGLNEGQEILILYWLQNPDESVNQPYRFAGTGSCDDADSMPAGTFALRTPHRPNPVGAAVLPIKEINNGEITVRGLDCLNNTRLLDIKPAIYLEAGKTPER
- a CDS encoding DMT family transporter encodes the protein MNHSLTQKFTAGNARASGILIALAGALLMSFDPIFIRFSGVSGFDTAFLFGLFTAVSMPVFIQLRDQRGIVKAVQESGWPVVLSGILMLGSASALVLSIKNTSIANTFVILSAAPALAAVFSRIFLGEVTRRSTWIAIASVMIGIAIVVSGSFESGNLLGDVLALFAVTCLSLNQTLLRKYQGVSRMASVGLGGLFLAIVMFFLATPSTFSTSTWIIMAVMGLFTAPFGRVLSQVATRYITAPEVGMILMIEAVFAPLWAFGFFGEVPPFTSIIGGSVILITILVYAMSAAKEGR
- a CDS encoding TetR/AcrR family transcriptional regulator; amino-acid sequence: MGKIEQNKEKKRRLILQAAQDVFLSEGFVQAGMDKIAAQAQVTKQTVYRYFPSKTELFKATLQYMGESSEPDVMAHLADPDTEQALHNFALGFLRFHMTEVHLATFRLLVAEGGKAPEMTATFREVGPDDTAARLEAFFRERMALRDAKTVIRLWTGMLLSLRGGVLMGMARPDAAEIEQHARNATEFMLAAVAAERAGS